A portion of the Cyanobium sp. PCC 7001 genome contains these proteins:
- a CDS encoding alpha/beta hydrolase codes for MAEGLVQPRDPSFSSIRPAPSDRTAERTSARLGAPGFGRALGLAALAASLWLGGGAARAGESISFSYGPLIRSLKVSSLETFADSGAIEDDLAFFLQAVPPEQLPMLRKALTTKAEVDPLIVSRFFNSSMGADVLKRLGKAITLLRGGNGQLALRSALVNAAFSEDGLTLLSTLRELPSDIQIHGEKVLGAEKATKRVIAATEQLNTAMRQLTAQEAEAQPPVDYATLVDPRRPGPHTVSEQVWTLNDPQRNRSLYVDVYRPAIAGSGPIPVIVFSHGLASRPEDFTIALRQMASHGYLVAAPQHPGSDTIWLKEMLRGLHADLFDVNDFVNRPKDISFVLDELERRNAGSFQGRLQLESVGIAGHSFGGYTALAVAGARVDPAYLKEECERPYAALDIALLLQCQALRLPAEQLQGLQDPRAVAVFAANPVNRAIFGRKGLEQIKIPVVLASGSYDPATPPALEQAASFTWLRAPEKYWLIVEGQAHVNFTQIDPGIGKAIKSITDLTLPNQGLIGSYMQAITVPFFGVHLRQDPAFRPFLRSSYAEYLAKDQRFKLFMVSGASSQAVADDIEAFRQQNP; via the coding sequence ATGGCCGAGGGTCTTGTCCAGCCTCGGGATCCTTCGTTCTCCTCCATCCGGCCAGCACCTTCAGACCGCACGGCAGAACGCACGTCAGCGCGCCTCGGTGCACCGGGCTTCGGCCGGGCACTCGGGCTCGCCGCCCTGGCCGCCAGCCTGTGGCTGGGCGGCGGCGCTGCACGGGCGGGGGAATCGATCTCCTTCTCCTACGGGCCGCTGATCCGCTCCCTCAAGGTGAGCTCCCTCGAAACCTTCGCTGACAGCGGCGCCATCGAGGACGATCTCGCCTTCTTCCTGCAGGCCGTGCCGCCGGAGCAGCTTCCGATGCTGCGCAAGGCCCTCACCACCAAGGCGGAGGTCGATCCGCTGATCGTGTCCCGCTTCTTCAACAGCAGCATGGGAGCGGATGTGCTGAAGCGGCTCGGCAAGGCCATCACCCTGCTGCGGGGCGGCAACGGCCAGCTGGCCCTGCGGTCCGCCCTGGTGAACGCCGCCTTCTCCGAGGACGGACTGACCCTCCTCTCCACCCTCAGGGAGTTGCCGTCCGACATCCAGATCCATGGCGAAAAGGTGCTCGGCGCCGAGAAGGCCACCAAGCGCGTGATCGCCGCCACGGAGCAGCTCAACACCGCGATGCGCCAGCTCACGGCGCAAGAGGCCGAAGCCCAGCCCCCGGTGGACTACGCCACCCTCGTGGATCCGCGCCGGCCCGGGCCCCACACGGTGAGCGAGCAGGTGTGGACGCTGAACGATCCCCAGCGCAACCGCAGCCTCTACGTGGACGTGTACAGGCCGGCGATCGCCGGTTCAGGTCCGATCCCGGTGATCGTGTTCTCCCATGGCCTGGCCTCCCGGCCGGAGGACTTCACCATCGCCCTGCGGCAGATGGCCTCCCACGGCTATCTGGTGGCGGCTCCCCAGCATCCCGGCAGCGACACGATCTGGCTGAAGGAGATGCTGCGGGGCCTCCACGCCGATCTGTTCGACGTCAACGATTTCGTCAACCGCCCCAAGGACATCAGCTTCGTGCTCGATGAGCTCGAGCGCCGCAATGCCGGCTCGTTCCAGGGCAGGCTGCAGCTGGAGTCGGTGGGCATCGCCGGCCACTCCTTCGGGGGCTACACGGCCCTGGCCGTCGCCGGCGCCCGGGTGGATCCCGCCTATCTGAAGGAGGAGTGCGAGCGCCCCTACGCCGCCCTGGACATCGCGCTGCTGCTGCAGTGCCAGGCCCTCCGGCTCCCTGCCGAGCAGCTTCAGGGGCTGCAGGATCCCCGTGCCGTGGCCGTGTTCGCCGCCAACCCGGTGAACCGCGCCATCTTCGGCCGCAAGGGACTGGAGCAGATCAAGATCCCGGTGGTGCTGGCCTCGGGCAGCTACGACCCGGCCACCCCGCCGGCCCTGGAGCAGGCGGCCTCCTTCACCTGGCTCAGGGCGCCGGAGAAGTACTGGCTGATCGTGGAGGGGCAGGCCCACGTGAACTTCACCCAGATCGATCCGGGCATCGGCAAGGCGATCAAATCGATCACCGATCTCACCCTCCCCAACCAGGGGCTGATCGGCAGCTACATGCAGGCGATCACGGTGCCGTTCTTCGGGGTCCACCTCCGCCAGGACCCCGCCTTCCGCCCCTTTCTGCGCTCGTCCTACGCCGAGTACCTGGCCAAGGACCAGCGCTTCAAGCTGTTCATGGTCAGCGGGGCCTCCTCCCAGGCGGTGGCCGACGACATCGAGGCGTTCCGCCAACAGAACCCCTGA
- the xth gene encoding exodeoxyribonuclease III gives MRLASWNVNSVRTRLEQVTTWLEQERPEVLCLQETKVADELFPHDAFQELGYATAISGQKAYNGVAILSLLPLEDVRIGFEALLPGDAEAQELSTQKRVISALVDGVRVLNLYVPNGSALRSEKYAYKLQWLACLRRYLAVQEEQGDPLCMLGDFNIGPEDRDLHDPDRLTGGIMASEAERQALREALGDRLTDAFRLFEPEAGHWSWWDYRTGAWDRDRGWRIDHIYLCDTLAACATGCRIHKHTRGNVQPSDHAPVVVNLAWPEEDPEDAMEDEPG, from the coding sequence ATGCGCCTGGCCAGCTGGAACGTGAACTCGGTGCGCACCCGCCTGGAGCAGGTGACGACCTGGCTGGAGCAGGAGCGCCCGGAGGTGCTCTGCCTGCAGGAAACCAAGGTGGCCGACGAGCTCTTTCCCCACGACGCCTTCCAGGAGCTGGGGTATGCCACCGCGATCAGCGGCCAGAAGGCCTACAACGGCGTGGCCATCCTGAGCCTGCTGCCGCTGGAGGATGTGCGGATCGGCTTCGAGGCGCTGCTGCCGGGCGACGCCGAAGCCCAGGAGCTCAGCACGCAGAAAAGGGTGATCAGCGCCCTGGTGGATGGGGTGCGGGTGCTGAACCTGTATGTGCCCAACGGCAGCGCCCTCCGGAGCGAGAAGTACGCCTACAAACTCCAGTGGCTCGCCTGCCTGCGCCGCTACCTGGCGGTGCAGGAGGAACAGGGGGATCCCCTCTGCATGCTGGGCGACTTCAACATCGGTCCGGAAGACCGCGACCTCCACGATCCGGACCGTCTCACCGGCGGGATCATGGCCAGCGAGGCGGAACGCCAGGCCCTGCGCGAGGCCCTCGGCGATCGCCTCACCGATGCCTTCCGCCTGTTCGAGCCGGAGGCCGGCCACTGGAGCTGGTGGGACTACCGCACCGGCGCCTGGGACCGTGACCGCGGCTGGCGCATCGATCACATCTACCTCTGCGACACGCTGGCGGCCTGTGCCACGGGGTGCCGGATCCACAAGCACACCCGCGGCAACGTGCAGCCCAGCGATCACGCCCCGGTGGTGGTGAACCTGGCCTGGCCCGAGGAGGACCCGGAGGATGCGATGGAGGACGAGCCCGGCTGA
- a CDS encoding lipopolysaccharide assembly protein LapB translates to MPPAPRRQGLWLGLAATGLAGACLAAGWWLGQLQGGGIPERSASRPRLERQAADLRRRLDSGEASVAEQQRLLELLVALDRKAEATPLLERLADQQPERWSLRLLLAELRRDQGDRSGAERELRQLLNQRPDQVEALQLMALIQVETGRTALALSQLEAALKRATTPTPKPNAVPIGLLLANVHQRNGQPGKAEAELIKLNTRFPKDPRPLLARALIQQERGDTKAAQGTLAQAKALAGDKGDARLDEVAAAWGLAAIRPKPPKTPVRENAGEPPPATPSGSQSP, encoded by the coding sequence ATGCCCCCAGCCCCGCGCCGTCAAGGTCTCTGGTTGGGCCTGGCGGCGACTGGCCTGGCGGGTGCCTGCCTGGCCGCAGGCTGGTGGCTGGGCCAGCTGCAGGGTGGTGGGATCCCGGAACGCAGCGCCTCCCGTCCCCGTCTGGAGCGGCAAGCGGCCGATCTGCGGCGGCGGCTGGACAGCGGTGAAGCCAGCGTGGCGGAGCAGCAACGGCTGCTGGAGCTGCTGGTGGCTCTCGACCGCAAGGCGGAAGCCACGCCGCTGCTGGAACGGCTGGCCGACCAGCAGCCGGAGCGCTGGTCGCTGCGGCTGCTGCTGGCGGAACTGCGCCGCGATCAGGGTGACCGCAGCGGCGCCGAGCGGGAACTGCGCCAGTTGCTCAACCAGCGCCCCGACCAGGTGGAGGCCCTGCAGCTGATGGCGCTGATCCAGGTGGAAACCGGGCGCACCGCCTTGGCGCTGAGCCAGCTGGAGGCCGCCCTCAAGCGCGCCACCACGCCCACGCCGAAGCCGAACGCCGTGCCGATCGGCCTGCTGCTGGCGAACGTGCACCAGCGCAACGGCCAGCCCGGCAAGGCCGAGGCCGAGCTGATCAAGCTCAACACCCGCTTCCCCAAGGATCCCAGGCCCCTGCTGGCCCGCGCCCTGATCCAGCAGGAGCGGGGCGACACCAAGGCGGCGCAGGGCACCCTGGCCCAGGCCAAGGCGCTGGCTGGGGACAAGGGCGATGCCCGCCTGGATGAGGTGGCGGCAGCCTGGGGACTGGCGGCGATCCGGCCGAAGCCGCCCAAGACTCCGGTCAGGGAGAACGCAGGGGAGCCGCCCCCGGCGACGCCGTCTGGGAGTCAAAGTCCCTGA
- a CDS encoding DUF554 family protein, with product MAFWAATSGTWINLLTVLLGGGLGAALGRRLKPQLTRQWQQWLGVVTLLLAIEMVQPLWQLRLGPFPAVLAALLVVMLGGALGHGLALERRLDGWLRRLGQAHREGDGQLQESSRPQRHAAEVVSGAFVLFCIGPMTLLGCLRNGALGDPDLLLVKAGLDGLSAAVFAAAVGLVLLWVLLPLGVLQFALSGAGALAASGFSDPSGSPVVLFTAAVGGILVLALALDLLELPHPSVVNGLVALGLAPALGWAMQP from the coding sequence ATGGCCTTCTGGGCCGCCACCAGTGGCACCTGGATCAACCTCCTCACCGTGCTGCTGGGCGGAGGGCTGGGCGCCGCCCTCGGTCGTCGCCTGAAGCCGCAACTCACGCGGCAGTGGCAGCAGTGGCTAGGGGTGGTGACCCTGCTGTTGGCGATCGAGATGGTGCAGCCCCTCTGGCAGCTGCGGCTTGGCCCCTTCCCCGCGGTGCTCGCCGCTCTGCTGGTGGTGATGCTGGGGGGAGCCCTCGGCCATGGCCTGGCGCTGGAGCGGCGCCTCGACGGCTGGCTGCGCCGCCTGGGCCAGGCCCATCGGGAGGGCGATGGACAGCTGCAGGAGAGTTCCCGGCCCCAGCGCCATGCCGCCGAGGTGGTGAGCGGGGCCTTCGTGCTCTTCTGTATCGGCCCGATGACCCTGCTGGGCTGTCTGCGCAACGGAGCCCTGGGGGATCCGGATCTGCTGCTGGTGAAGGCCGGGCTGGATGGCCTCAGTGCCGCCGTGTTCGCCGCGGCGGTGGGGCTGGTGCTGCTCTGGGTGCTGCTCCCCCTCGGGGTTCTGCAGTTCGCCCTCTCGGGCGCCGGAGCCCTGGCGGCCAGCGGCTTCAGTGATCCCTCCGGCTCTCCGGTGGTGCTGTTCACCGCCGCCGTGGGCGGCATCCTCGTGCTCGCCCTGGCCCTGGATCTGCTCGAGCTGCCCCACCCCTCGGTGGTGAACGGCCTGGTGGCCCTCGGCCTGGCCCCGGCCCTCGGCTGGGCGATGCAGCCATGA
- the larC gene encoding nickel pincer cofactor biosynthesis protein LarC has product MPLALLDCPTGLAGNMLLAALLDLGVPEAVIHAPLAALGLAESYRLEISERRSGGLRGLHLEVVTLEPDPPHRLWSSLRRTLEQAPWPSSLRERVLAVFVLLAEAEAAVHGHSAEAVHFHEVGALDALVDVVGVCAALLHLGVEQLQCTPPPAGHGSVTTAHGVLPVPAPAVLEIARLRGVPLASSAGFPAGELTTPTGLALAAVWCERFGLPPAHRPERVGVGLGTRGLDRPNLLRLVLATGLAPAGAGQPHCETVLEQQAQIDDLTPEDLAAFQEALRRAGALEVFCQAILMKKGRPGWLVTALAQPHTAEVLRAVWWQHSSTLGLRERHQPRWVLPRRSRDLSTPLGAVRIKEARLPDGRWRSKPEHDDLLALAARHALPLDQVRAVVQGCLRQEPAGEAGPAELP; this is encoded by the coding sequence ATGCCCCTGGCGCTGCTGGATTGCCCCACCGGCCTGGCCGGCAACATGCTGCTGGCGGCCCTGCTCGATCTGGGGGTGCCCGAGGCGGTGATCCACGCGCCGCTGGCGGCGCTGGGGCTGGCGGAGTCGTACCGGCTGGAGATCAGCGAACGCCGCAGTGGCGGCCTGCGGGGCCTGCACCTGGAGGTGGTGACCCTGGAGCCCGATCCACCCCATCGCCTCTGGTCCAGCCTCCGCCGCACCCTGGAGCAGGCCCCCTGGCCCAGCTCCCTTCGGGAGCGCGTGCTGGCGGTGTTCGTCCTGCTGGCCGAGGCCGAGGCCGCCGTGCACGGCCACTCCGCCGAGGCCGTGCACTTCCACGAGGTGGGCGCCCTCGATGCCCTGGTGGATGTGGTGGGGGTGTGCGCCGCCCTGCTCCATCTGGGGGTGGAGCAGCTGCAGTGCACGCCACCCCCCGCCGGCCATGGCAGCGTGACCACGGCCCATGGCGTGCTGCCGGTGCCGGCGCCGGCGGTGCTGGAGATCGCCCGGCTCCGGGGTGTGCCCCTGGCCTCCTCGGCCGGCTTTCCGGCGGGCGAACTCACCACCCCCACCGGACTCGCCCTGGCGGCGGTGTGGTGCGAGCGCTTCGGGCTGCCCCCGGCCCACCGCCCCGAGCGGGTGGGGGTGGGCCTGGGCACGCGCGGGCTCGACCGCCCCAACCTGCTGCGTCTGGTGCTGGCCACCGGCCTGGCGCCGGCCGGCGCCGGCCAGCCCCACTGCGAAACGGTGCTGGAGCAGCAGGCTCAGATCGACGACCTCACCCCGGAGGATCTGGCGGCCTTCCAGGAGGCCCTGCGCCGGGCTGGAGCCCTGGAGGTGTTCTGCCAGGCGATCCTGATGAAGAAGGGCCGCCCAGGCTGGCTGGTCACCGCCCTGGCCCAGCCCCACACCGCCGAGGTCCTGCGCGCCGTGTGGTGGCAGCACAGCAGCACCCTGGGCCTGCGGGAGCGTCACCAGCCACGCTGGGTGCTGCCGCGCCGCAGCCGCGACCTCTCCACCCCCCTGGGTGCGGTGCGGATCAAGGAGGCGCGGCTGCCCGATGGCCGCTGGCGCAGCAAGCCCGAGCACGACGACCTGCTGGCCCTGGCCGCCCGCCACGCCCTGCCCCTGGATCAGGTGCGGGCGGTGGTGCAGGGCTGCCTGCGGCAGGAGCCCGCCGGGGAAGCCGGCCCCGCGGAGCTGCCATGA
- a CDS encoding lysylphosphatidylglycerol synthase domain-containing protein: protein MTLLDAWQSALRQRLQGLRLPTPPGGLGLWFTLLSFGFLLAALANHGRQMLQLSLDLQGWLWLVLGLGLSLLSLVVNGLGFAVLLAWLGLRPRWAAIVRMYLDTNLRKFLPGGIWHLTTRLSQLRDPAGPLRGGASWPQALAAVLLDPLLAAAAALALVALDGWQDGLALLGLLPLALLLPRWLRPLLVALERRQARRLAASAEEATPGPSPPLPGGYPWRPLLALLAFVLLRFSGFACCVVAFDLQGSLGWTGWLAGFALAWTAGLLVPGAPGGLGVFEAVLLLRLGSQIPEAPLLAIAIAYRVVVTLADLLAALTARADQRLDRRLDQPLDQQP, encoded by the coding sequence ATGACGCTGCTCGACGCCTGGCAATCCGCTCTGCGCCAGCGGCTGCAGGGGCTGAGGCTGCCGACGCCGCCGGGGGGCCTGGGGCTGTGGTTCACCCTGCTCAGCTTCGGGTTTCTGCTGGCGGCCCTGGCCAACCACGGCCGCCAGATGCTGCAGCTCAGCCTCGATCTGCAGGGCTGGCTGTGGCTGGTGCTGGGCCTGGGGCTCAGCCTGCTCAGCCTGGTGGTCAATGGCCTGGGCTTCGCGGTGCTGCTGGCCTGGCTCGGGCTGCGGCCCCGCTGGGCGGCGATCGTGCGGATGTACCTCGACACGAACCTGCGCAAGTTCCTGCCGGGCGGCATCTGGCACCTCACCACCCGCCTGAGCCAGTTGCGGGACCCGGCCGGCCCCCTGCGCGGGGGTGCTTCCTGGCCCCAGGCCCTGGCGGCGGTGCTGCTCGATCCGCTGCTGGCCGCGGCCGCGGCCCTGGCGCTGGTGGCTCTCGATGGCTGGCAGGACGGCCTCGCCCTGCTGGGCCTCCTCCCCCTGGCGTTGCTGCTGCCCCGCTGGCTGCGGCCGTTGCTCGTCGCCCTGGAGCGCCGCCAGGCCCGCCGCCTGGCCGCTTCAGCGGAGGAGGCCACGCCCGGCCCCAGCCCTCCGCTGCCCGGCGGCTATCCCTGGCGCCCCCTGCTGGCCCTGCTGGCTTTCGTGCTGCTGCGCTTCAGCGGTTTCGCCTGTTGTGTGGTGGCCTTCGATCTGCAGGGCTCCCTGGGCTGGACGGGATGGCTGGCGGGGTTCGCCCTGGCCTGGACCGCCGGCCTGCTGGTGCCGGGAGCTCCCGGCGGCCTCGGGGTGTTCGAGGCGGTGCTGCTGCTGCGGCTGGGCAGCCAGATTCCCGAGGCCCCCCTGCTGGCGATCGCCATCGCCTACCGGGTGGTGGTGACCCTGGCCGATCTGCTGGCCGCCCTCACGGCCCGCGCCGATCAGCGCCTGGATCGGCGACTCGACCAGCCCTTGGATCAGCAGCCCTGA
- a CDS encoding NAD(P)-dependent oxidoreductase translates to MAPSLSPAAGADAPRAVFLDALSLGPVDLAPITAEAQLTCWPSTGPEQRLSRLQGAAVAITNKVCLDAPLLAQLPQLRLICTASTGTDQVDLEACEARGITVRHAGRYSRPSVVQITWALILELTCQLQLRRRQVLAGDWQRSPVFALVEPAFDELAGRHLTVVGAGDIGRGVAAVGDAFGMTVHPITSRTPAQELEVALRQADVVSLHAPLTAASRHLINAERLAWMKASAVLVNMGRGGLIDTPALVRALQEGALAGAALDVLEREPPGPELEPLKGVPNLILTPHIGWASRQARQRLVATLAAHLAAFRQGC, encoded by the coding sequence ATGGCGCCCAGCCTCTCCCCTGCCGCAGGCGCCGACGCCCCCCGGGCGGTGTTCCTCGATGCCCTCAGCCTCGGCCCGGTGGATCTGGCACCGATCACCGCCGAAGCCCAGCTCACCTGCTGGCCGAGCACCGGTCCTGAGCAACGGCTTTCGCGGCTCCAGGGCGCCGCGGTGGCGATCACCAACAAGGTGTGCCTTGATGCCCCCCTGCTGGCCCAGCTGCCCCAGCTGCGGCTGATCTGCACCGCCAGCACCGGCACCGACCAGGTGGATCTGGAGGCCTGCGAAGCCCGGGGCATCACGGTGCGCCACGCCGGCCGCTACAGCCGCCCTTCGGTGGTGCAGATCACCTGGGCCCTGATCCTGGAGCTCACCTGCCAGCTGCAGCTGCGCCGCCGGCAGGTGCTCGCCGGCGATTGGCAGCGCAGCCCCGTGTTCGCCCTGGTGGAGCCGGCCTTCGATGAACTGGCCGGCCGCCACCTCACCGTGGTGGGGGCCGGTGACATCGGCCGGGGCGTGGCCGCGGTGGGTGACGCCTTCGGCATGACCGTGCACCCGATCACCAGCCGCACTCCGGCCCAGGAGCTGGAGGTGGCCCTGCGCCAGGCCGACGTGGTGAGCCTGCATGCCCCCCTCACCGCCGCCAGCCGCCACCTGATCAACGCCGAACGGCTGGCCTGGATGAAGGCCTCGGCGGTGCTGGTGAACATGGGCCGCGGCGGCCTGATCGACACCCCGGCCCTGGTGCGGGCCCTGCAGGAGGGAGCGCTGGCCGGCGCCGCCCTCGATGTGCTGGAGCGGGAGCCTCCCGGCCCGGAACTGGAGCCGCTCAAGGGTGTGCCCAACCTGATCCTCACGCCCCACATCGGCTGGGCCTCACGGCAGGCGCGGCAGCGGCTGGTGGCCACCCTTGCGGCCCACCTCGCCGCCTTCCGTCAGGGCTGCTGA
- a CDS encoding Fur family transcriptional regulator — protein sequence MGSKAGPAAGDTTSEGLRTSLHDRGQRLTPQRQRVLALFERIGEGTHLSAEEVHQRLLKAQERVSLATVYRTLRLLSSMGLLQELELPEGGRRFELAGDTHRDHHHLVCVRCGRTEEFENTAVLAAGEDAAAAHAFRLLDCVLTVRALCPSCAESA from the coding sequence CTGGGTTCCAAAGCGGGCCCCGCTGCCGGGGACACCACCAGCGAGGGGCTGCGCACCAGCCTGCACGACCGCGGCCAGCGGCTCACACCCCAGCGCCAGCGGGTGCTGGCCCTGTTCGAGCGCATCGGCGAAGGCACCCACCTCAGCGCCGAGGAGGTGCACCAGCGGCTGTTGAAGGCCCAGGAGCGGGTGTCGCTGGCCACGGTGTACCGCACCCTGCGCCTGCTGAGCTCCATGGGCCTGCTGCAGGAGCTGGAGCTGCCGGAAGGGGGCCGCCGCTTCGAGCTGGCCGGCGACACCCACCGGGATCACCACCACCTGGTGTGCGTGCGCTGCGGCCGCACCGAGGAATTCGAGAACACGGCCGTGCTGGCGGCCGGCGAGGACGCGGCCGCGGCCCATGCCTTCCGCCTGCTCGACTGCGTGCTCACCGTGCGGGCCCTCTGTCCCAGCTGCGCCGAGAGTGCCTGA
- a CDS encoding SulP family inorganic anion transporter, producing the protein MPLPALAQRLLPSWLAAYQRPWLKPDLLAGLTTAAVVIPKALAFATIAGLPVQVGLTTALVPMLVYALLGTSRPLSVSTTTTLAILVGSELAVGSGGEASGAALATSAQLALLVGAMLIGAGVLRLGFLASFISESVLVGFKTGIGLVIVVDQLPKLLGVSIEKAGFFRDLAAVAAQVPAASLVTVALSGLLVLLLIVLQRRWPQLPAPLLVVAAAVVLSAALGLQQRGIAVIGAVAGGLPAFSLPPLGQSAQLWPAAVGIAVMSFTESAAAARAFRGPEEPPPNANRELLALGAANALGACFGAMAAGGGTSQTAVNRQAGARTQLAALVTAAAALATLLVLAPLIAVMPQAALAVVVVVYALPMIAPAEFLAIRRVRHAEFRWALVAFLGVVLLGTLKGILVAVILSLVALVQQEINPPVYAIGRKPGTDVFRPLSLRHSSDEAWPGLLLVRAEGRLFFANADGVAARIRRLIDQHRPRVVVLDGSALIDLEYTALKALTQAERQLQQKGIELWLAGLNPAVLAVVRRSELGQRLGRPRMRRNVERAVEHYLRTAGAGETAAGA; encoded by the coding sequence GTGCCGTTGCCCGCCCTCGCCCAGCGCCTGTTGCCCTCCTGGCTGGCGGCGTACCAGCGCCCCTGGCTGAAGCCGGATCTGCTGGCCGGACTCACCACCGCCGCCGTGGTGATCCCGAAGGCGCTTGCCTTCGCCACCATCGCCGGCCTGCCGGTGCAGGTGGGCCTCACCACGGCCCTGGTGCCGATGCTGGTGTACGCCCTGCTCGGCACCTCCAGGCCCCTGAGCGTGAGCACCACCACCACCCTGGCGATCCTGGTGGGCAGCGAGCTGGCTGTGGGCTCCGGTGGGGAGGCCAGCGGTGCTGCCCTGGCCACCAGTGCCCAGCTCGCCCTGCTGGTGGGGGCGATGCTGATCGGGGCCGGCGTGCTGCGGCTCGGGTTTCTGGCCAGCTTCATCTCCGAGTCGGTGCTGGTGGGCTTCAAGACCGGCATCGGGCTGGTGATCGTGGTGGATCAACTGCCCAAACTCCTGGGGGTGTCGATCGAGAAGGCGGGGTTCTTCCGGGATCTGGCGGCCGTGGCGGCCCAGGTTCCAGCCGCGTCCCTGGTCACGGTGGCCCTCTCCGGCCTGCTCGTGCTGCTGCTGATCGTGCTGCAGCGCCGCTGGCCCCAGCTGCCGGCACCGCTGCTGGTGGTGGCCGCGGCGGTGGTGCTGAGTGCCGCCCTGGGCCTGCAGCAGCGCGGCATCGCCGTGATCGGTGCCGTGGCCGGAGGGCTGCCCGCCTTCTCCCTGCCGCCGCTGGGCCAGAGCGCCCAGCTGTGGCCCGCTGCCGTGGGCATCGCGGTGATGAGCTTCACGGAAAGCGCCGCCGCCGCCCGGGCCTTCCGGGGCCCGGAGGAGCCTCCCCCCAATGCCAACCGGGAGCTGCTGGCCCTGGGGGCCGCCAATGCCCTGGGGGCCTGCTTCGGCGCCATGGCGGCCGGTGGCGGTACGTCCCAGACGGCCGTGAACCGGCAGGCGGGGGCCCGCACCCAGCTGGCCGCCCTGGTCACGGCCGCCGCCGCGCTGGCCACCCTGCTGGTGCTGGCGCCGCTGATTGCCGTGATGCCCCAGGCCGCCCTGGCTGTGGTGGTGGTGGTCTACGCCCTGCCGATGATCGCGCCGGCCGAGTTCCTGGCGATCCGCCGGGTGCGGCATGCGGAGTTCCGCTGGGCCCTGGTGGCCTTCCTGGGGGTGGTGCTGCTGGGCACCCTCAAGGGAATCCTGGTGGCGGTGATTCTCTCCCTGGTGGCCCTGGTGCAGCAGGAGATCAACCCGCCCGTGTATGCCATCGGCCGCAAGCCCGGCACTGACGTGTTCCGCCCCCTCTCGCTCCGCCACAGCAGCGATGAGGCCTGGCCCGGCCTGCTGTTGGTGCGGGCTGAGGGGCGCCTCTTCTTCGCCAATGCCGACGGTGTTGCCGCCCGGATCCGCCGCCTGATCGACCAGCACCGCCCCCGGGTGGTGGTGCTCGATGGCAGCGCCCTGATCGACCTGGAGTACACCGCCCTCAAGGCCCTCACCCAGGCGGAGCGGCAGCTGCAGCAGAAGGGCATCGAGCTGTGGCTGGCGGGCCTGAACCCGGCCGTGCTGGCGGTGGTGCGGCGCTCGGAGCTGGGGCAACGCCTGGGGCGGCCGAGGATGCGCCGCAATGTGGAACGGGCGGTGGAGCACTATCTGCGCACGGCCGGAGCCGGAGAGACGGCCGCTGGCGCCTGA
- a CDS encoding HAD family phosphatase yields the protein MLRSLIPTLLLSPLIWMAPFTAALAGQPLPSWRAGDARQRILAFVAAVTTPGAPGYVPPAERIAVFDNDGTLWSEQPMYIQLAFAIDRARELAAADPKLLESPAIARAVAPGHDTDLRSLGMAGILELVGVTHAGLTTEAFSAVVRDWFATARHPRTNLPYRAMVYLPMQELLAYLRSQGFRTIIVSAGGTAFMRVVAEELYGVPPEQVIGSLIKTEYVMKNGAVSIVRLPEPQLINDGAAKPQAIEALIGRRPQAAFGNSDGDFEMLEWTTAGDGPRLGVLVHHDDAEREVAYDRASATGRLDRGLSEASQRGWTVVSMRRDWQQVFPDS from the coding sequence ATGCTCCGTAGCCTGATCCCCACCCTGCTGCTCTCCCCGCTGATCTGGATGGCCCCGTTCACCGCCGCGCTCGCCGGCCAGCCCCTTCCCTCCTGGCGTGCTGGCGATGCGCGGCAGCGGATCCTGGCCTTCGTGGCCGCTGTCACCACGCCGGGCGCCCCGGGCTACGTGCCCCCGGCGGAGCGGATCGCCGTGTTCGACAACGACGGCACGCTCTGGTCGGAGCAGCCGATGTACATCCAGCTCGCCTTCGCCATCGACCGGGCCCGGGAGCTGGCCGCCGCCGATCCGAAGCTGCTGGAGAGCCCCGCCATCGCCAGGGCCGTGGCCCCCGGCCATGACACCGATCTCCGCAGCCTCGGCATGGCCGGGATCCTGGAACTGGTGGGCGTGACCCATGCCGGCCTCACCACCGAGGCCTTCAGCGCGGTGGTGCGCGACTGGTTCGCCACGGCGCGTCACCCCCGCACGAACCTCCCGTACCGGGCGATGGTCTATCTGCCGATGCAGGAGCTGCTCGCCTACCTGCGCAGCCAGGGCTTCCGCACCATCATCGTGTCGGCCGGAGGCACCGCCTTCATGCGCGTGGTGGCCGAGGAGCTCTACGGCGTGCCGCCCGAGCAGGTGATCGGCTCCCTGATCAAAACCGAGTATGTGATGAAGAACGGTGCCGTGTCGATCGTGCGCCTGCCCGAACCCCAGCTGATCAATGACGGGGCCGCCAAACCGCAGGCCATCGAGGCCCTGATCGGCCGCCGGCCGCAGGCGGCCTTCGGCAACTCCGATGGGGATTTCGAGATGCTGGAGTGGACCACCGCCGGTGATGGTCCGCGCCTCGGCGTGCTGGTGCACCACGATGATGCCGAGCGGGAAGTGGCCTACGACCGGGCCAGCGCCACCGGAAGGCTGGACCGCGGCCTCAGCGAGGCGTCGCAGCGGGGCTGGACCGTGGTGAGCATGCGACGAGACTGGCAGCAGGTATTCCCGGATTCCTAA